In the genome of Eggerthella sp. YY7918, one region contains:
- a CDS encoding molybdopterin-dependent oxidoreductase produces MSAVSRRTFLKGAAAAGAAVALSGAAAQGYFAPGAAVKADAAPVEEWKPATCPGCHNPICGTQVKVVDGVAVEIKGDPNSPTNQGRLCPRGLSVVGGLYHPYRVKKPLKRTNPEKGLDVDPGWVEITWDEAMEITTQKLKECMEKDPRTLFTMTGFGNEDSFKRLIFEAAFGTPNSLTTSGPLCADHFGPMATKGTKVDKCDMERCDYLLLMGRSIGDEWGLAHQNTKEYVDAVARGMKVVCVNPRKTNSAQTGEWVPIAPGTDVAMCWAIVNVMLHEIGRCDEHFLKVRTNAPYLIEDVSETLKGTKVCFQDYVRDGATGKPLVWDEAAGAAVPFDSSVGDTYALFGEFDVQGKQVKTCLQLIKDYVVDMTPEWAEEVTTVPAATTRRIAQELVEYARIGSTIEIDGETFPFRPAMALAPGRGANSNPLNVELFKAIEVVNELLGNIDVPGGSLGLEHGDLHVMKTDADGLLLPPEGDSFKNQVIGQEKLVFPPTSYKLECFYPHELHVMQLVWRAAVDPESYYLDYKPEVFFVLGGGNPLRSNSNPEPVVEALKQIPFTFTISLWMDELTQFADVVLPEHHALERYALWNATWISNKGTSDYSRRLRILEARKPVVEPVFDTRQQEDLLIEYARVLGILPKMTGIANGGFQGKFMANKPAGLAPDYALNPKEPYTYADVCERKLKMQFDGKGWDAVSECAVVGFELPDVKSSYIWHWHPENAYRIPVYFSYNARSARMLREMVTENNIEFPHADIDEVLRQYSAAPLFFEFEGMHPTEEYPFKVLQFKTHFQVNDSSGLSYNHWLHDVEKHFDPNLKKVLLAPARAAELGLAEGDEVIIESMYGGKTSGVLHLSEMIHPTTLAISGKWGAKGTGLIDFAHEGPHYNTLLNDDERDIGFMMGNLNNSVAVKVYKA; encoded by the coding sequence ATGTCCGCAGTTTCGCGTCGCACGTTTCTGAAGGGAGCGGCCGCCGCCGGCGCCGCCGTCGCACTGAGCGGAGCAGCTGCTCAGGGATACTTTGCGCCCGGCGCCGCAGTTAAGGCTGACGCTGCGCCAGTTGAAGAATGGAAGCCGGCCACGTGTCCGGGCTGCCACAATCCCATTTGCGGTACGCAGGTGAAGGTGGTCGACGGCGTAGCGGTCGAGATCAAGGGCGATCCCAATTCGCCTACGAACCAGGGTCGCTTGTGCCCGCGCGGTCTGTCGGTGGTGGGCGGTCTGTATCATCCCTACCGCGTGAAGAAGCCGCTTAAGCGCACGAATCCCGAAAAGGGCCTCGATGTGGATCCCGGCTGGGTGGAAATCACCTGGGACGAGGCTATGGAAATCACCACGCAAAAACTCAAGGAGTGCATGGAGAAAGATCCGCGCACGCTGTTCACGATGACGGGCTTTGGCAACGAGGACTCGTTCAAGCGCCTGATATTCGAAGCTGCTTTCGGCACGCCTAACAGTTTGACCACCTCTGGTCCGCTGTGCGCCGACCACTTTGGCCCCATGGCTACGAAGGGTACGAAGGTCGACAAGTGCGACATGGAGCGCTGCGATTACCTGCTGCTCATGGGTCGCTCCATCGGCGACGAGTGGGGCCTTGCGCATCAGAACACGAAGGAGTACGTGGATGCGGTCGCGCGCGGCATGAAGGTCGTCTGCGTGAACCCGCGTAAGACGAATTCCGCCCAAACGGGGGAGTGGGTGCCTATCGCTCCCGGTACCGACGTTGCCATGTGCTGGGCTATCGTGAACGTCATGCTGCATGAGATCGGTCGCTGCGACGAGCACTTCCTCAAGGTGCGCACCAATGCTCCGTACCTCATTGAAGATGTATCCGAAACGCTCAAGGGCACGAAGGTGTGCTTCCAAGATTACGTGCGCGACGGAGCCACGGGTAAGCCGCTCGTGTGGGACGAGGCCGCCGGTGCCGCTGTGCCCTTCGATAGCTCGGTGGGCGACACCTACGCGCTGTTCGGTGAGTTCGACGTGCAAGGCAAGCAGGTGAAGACATGCTTGCAGCTGATCAAAGACTATGTGGTTGACATGACACCCGAATGGGCCGAAGAGGTTACCACGGTGCCTGCCGCCACAACGCGGCGCATTGCGCAGGAATTGGTGGAGTATGCACGCATTGGTTCGACCATAGAAATCGACGGCGAAACATTCCCGTTCCGTCCGGCTATGGCGCTTGCTCCCGGTCGCGGTGCAAACTCGAACCCGCTCAACGTGGAGCTGTTCAAGGCCATCGAGGTCGTGAACGAGCTTCTGGGCAACATCGACGTTCCCGGCGGCAGCTTGGGTCTTGAGCACGGTGACCTGCATGTCATGAAGACCGATGCCGACGGCCTGCTTCTTCCGCCCGAGGGCGACAGCTTTAAGAACCAGGTTATCGGTCAAGAAAAATTGGTGTTCCCGCCGACCAGCTACAAGCTGGAGTGCTTCTATCCGCACGAACTGCACGTTATGCAGCTGGTGTGGCGCGCGGCCGTGGATCCGGAAAGCTACTACTTGGACTACAAGCCCGAAGTGTTCTTCGTACTGGGTGGCGGCAATCCGCTGCGTTCGAACTCCAATCCCGAGCCGGTGGTGGAAGCCCTCAAGCAGATTCCGTTCACGTTTACCATTTCGTTGTGGATGGATGAGCTGACGCAGTTCGCCGACGTGGTACTGCCCGAACATCATGCGCTTGAGCGTTATGCGCTGTGGAACGCCACGTGGATTTCGAACAAGGGCACGTCGGATTACAGCCGTCGTCTGCGTATTCTCGAGGCGCGCAAGCCGGTCGTCGAGCCGGTGTTCGACACCCGTCAGCAGGAGGATTTGCTTATCGAGTACGCGCGGGTTCTGGGCATTTTGCCGAAGATGACAGGCATCGCCAACGGAGGCTTCCAGGGCAAATTCATGGCGAATAAGCCCGCCGGCCTGGCTCCCGATTACGCGCTCAACCCGAAGGAACCCTATACCTACGCCGACGTGTGCGAGCGTAAGCTGAAGATGCAGTTCGATGGCAAAGGTTGGGATGCGGTATCCGAATGTGCTGTTGTGGGCTTCGAGCTGCCCGACGTAAAGTCAAGCTACATTTGGCATTGGCATCCGGAGAACGCGTACCGCATTCCCGTGTACTTCAGCTACAATGCCCGCTCTGCGCGTATGCTGCGCGAGATGGTGACCGAAAACAACATCGAGTTCCCGCACGCCGACATCGACGAGGTGCTGCGCCAGTACTCGGCCGCACCGTTGTTCTTCGAGTTCGAAGGCATGCATCCCACCGAGGAGTACCCCTTCAAGGTGCTGCAGTTCAAGACGCACTTCCAGGTGAACGACTCTTCGGGTCTGTCGTACAATCACTGGCTGCATGACGTGGAGAAGCACTTCGATCCCAACCTCAAGAAGGTGCTGTTGGCGCCTGCCCGCGCAGCCGAGCTGGGTTTGGCCGAGGGCGACGAGGTGATTATCGAGTCCATGTACGGCGGTAAGACCTCGGGCGTGCTGCATCTGTCCGAGATGATTCATCCCACGACGTTGGCTATTTCCGGTAAGTGGGGCGCAAAGGGCACGGGACTCATCGACTTTGCCCATGAAGGACCGCACTACAACACGTTGTTGAACGACGATGAGCGCGATATTGGTTTCATGATGGGCAATTTGAACAACTCAGTGGCCGTCAAGGTTTACAAGGCGTAA
- a CDS encoding MarR family winged helix-turn-helix transcriptional regulator, whose translation MTERDRPHINLAQRLIITMNRYQQYLSKRLKAFDLGLSEYPILIYLFHRDAPDVKVSQSDIAQRQFRDPAIVTRAAKSLAKKGLINVENDPDNRARHVLTLTAEGRTVAKQVDDLVVAWEEHAFSDMTEEERRQLKRLLARLVVSD comes from the coding sequence ATGACCGAAAGAGATCGTCCACATATCAATCTTGCCCAGCGACTCATTATTACGATGAATCGCTATCAGCAATACCTGTCGAAGCGCCTTAAGGCTTTTGACCTGGGTCTTTCTGAGTATCCCATCCTCATTTACCTTTTTCATCGCGATGCGCCCGATGTGAAGGTGAGCCAGAGCGACATCGCGCAGCGCCAGTTCCGCGATCCGGCTATTGTCACGCGGGCCGCCAAAAGTCTCGCCAAAAAGGGCCTTATCAACGTAGAGAATGATCCGGATAATCGTGCCCGCCACGTTTTGACGCTGACCGCCGAGGGCCGCACCGTTGCCAAGCAAGTGGACGACCTTGTGGTGGCATGGGAAGAGCACGCCTTCTCGGATATGACCGAGGAAGAGCGTCGCCAACTCAAGCGTCTCCTCGCGCGCCTCGTCGTTTCCGACTAG
- a CDS encoding 4Fe-4S dicluster domain-containing protein, whose protein sequence is MRYGMVIDLRRCVGCNACTIACKQSNGTPPDVFYSHVSLEERGTYPNATAVYTPMLCAHCEEAACVSVCPTGASYRDEDGVVLVDHDKCIGCKYCIAACPYEVRSYLADRIEGYFPEHGLTEQEQKMYAGFEVGKVYKCDFCRSKGYTDTEGPSCARACPGDARIFGDLDDPESEVAKLVATEQVQVLGEEYGTKPKVYYIAR, encoded by the coding sequence ATGCGCTACGGAATGGTTATCGATCTGAGGCGGTGCGTGGGGTGCAACGCCTGCACGATCGCGTGCAAGCAGTCCAACGGCACGCCTCCCGATGTGTTTTACTCGCATGTGTCGCTGGAGGAGCGCGGCACGTACCCGAACGCGACCGCGGTGTACACGCCTATGCTGTGCGCGCACTGCGAAGAGGCCGCGTGCGTGTCGGTGTGCCCGACGGGTGCGTCGTATCGCGATGAGGACGGTGTGGTGCTTGTTGATCACGACAAGTGCATCGGCTGCAAGTATTGCATCGCCGCGTGCCCCTACGAGGTGCGTTCGTACTTGGCTGACCGCATCGAGGGATATTTCCCCGAGCATGGTTTGACCGAGCAAGAGCAGAAGATGTACGCCGGCTTCGAGGTGGGCAAGGTGTACAAGTGCGACTTCTGCCGCAGCAAGGGTTACACCGACACCGAAGGTCCGTCGTGTGCCCGGGCGTGCCCTGGCGACGCGCGCATCTTCGGCGATCTGGATGATCCCGAAAGCGAGGTGGCGAAGCTTGTTGCCACCGAGCAGGTGCAGGTACTCGGCGAGGAGTACGGCACGAAGCCCAAGGTGTACTACATCGCTCGCTAA
- a CDS encoding glycine betaine ABC transporter substrate-binding protein — protein sequence MISLLVDRREWFLDLLMQHVAISLISIALAAIIGLTLGIAIAQWRRGAKPVLALVNFVYTIPSIALFGFLIPVTGIGDVTAVVALTVYALLPLVRNTYTGLTTIDPAVIEAARGMGSTDRQLLYRIELPLAAPVIMSGIRNMTTMTIALAGIASFIGAGGLGVAIYRGITTNNLALTLAGSVLIAVLAIVVDLVLGVAEKTTRRHLEPTRHRSTRRGARIAVVIVTSVALLAGATYAVSSFEKGQGAGTINIATKPMTEQYILGEMLNTLIEHDTDLNVELTQGVGGGTANIQPGIEKGDFDLYPEYTGTGWNAVLKHDDTYNESMFNDMQDEYETKMSLTWLGMYGFNNTFGLAVNKDTADRYGLHTYSDLAKVAGELSFGAEPDFYDRQDGYPGLQQAYNMNFGTVLDMDIGLKYQALFEGQVDVITVFTTDGQVADDRLVVLEDDRQFYPSYLCGNVVRMDTINAHPELSDVLLKLQGLISDTDMARMNNEVETKGREPKDVADEFLSERGLI from the coding sequence ATGATCTCTCTGCTGGTTGATCGGCGCGAATGGTTTCTCGACCTGTTGATGCAGCACGTCGCTATCTCGCTTATCTCCATTGCGCTTGCAGCCATTATCGGACTGACGCTCGGCATTGCCATCGCCCAGTGGCGGCGCGGCGCAAAACCGGTACTTGCGCTGGTGAACTTCGTGTACACCATTCCCTCCATCGCGTTGTTCGGTTTTCTCATCCCCGTAACGGGCATTGGCGACGTTACCGCCGTGGTGGCGTTGACGGTGTATGCCCTGTTGCCTTTGGTGCGTAACACCTACACCGGACTTACCACCATCGACCCGGCCGTCATCGAAGCGGCGCGCGGCATGGGCTCAACCGACCGACAGCTTCTCTATCGCATCGAACTGCCGCTTGCGGCACCCGTCATCATGAGCGGTATTCGCAATATGACCACCATGACCATCGCCCTTGCCGGTATCGCCAGTTTCATTGGTGCCGGCGGCTTGGGCGTGGCCATCTACCGCGGCATCACGACGAACAATTTGGCGCTCACGCTGGCTGGCAGCGTGCTTATCGCGGTGCTTGCTATTGTGGTCGACCTGGTGCTGGGCGTAGCTGAGAAAACGACCCGGCGGCATCTGGAGCCCACACGTCACCGCAGCACACGCCGTGGAGCGCGGATAGCCGTCGTCATCGTGACATCGGTGGCCCTGCTAGCAGGTGCAACGTACGCGGTTTCGTCGTTTGAAAAAGGCCAGGGAGCAGGCACTATCAACATCGCAACAAAGCCCATGACCGAGCAGTACATCCTCGGCGAGATGCTCAATACCCTGATCGAGCACGATACCGATTTGAACGTCGAGCTAACTCAAGGCGTAGGCGGCGGTACGGCAAACATTCAACCCGGCATCGAAAAGGGCGACTTCGACCTATACCCCGAATATACCGGCACCGGCTGGAATGCCGTGCTCAAGCACGACGACACGTATAACGAATCGATGTTCAACGACATGCAAGACGAATACGAAACGAAGATGAGCCTTACGTGGTTGGGTATGTACGGTTTCAACAACACGTTCGGCTTGGCGGTGAACAAGGATACCGCCGATCGCTATGGCCTTCACACCTATTCCGACCTTGCGAAGGTAGCCGGCGAGCTCTCGTTTGGCGCGGAACCGGACTTCTATGACCGCCAAGACGGCTATCCGGGTCTTCAGCAGGCATATAACATGAACTTCGGCACCGTCCTTGATATGGACATCGGGCTGAAGTATCAGGCACTGTTCGAAGGACAGGTGGACGTTATCACTGTGTTCACCACCGACGGCCAGGTTGCGGATGATCGCTTGGTCGTTCTTGAGGACGACCGGCAGTTTTACCCGTCGTATTTGTGCGGCAACGTTGTGCGCATGGATACGATTAACGCACATCCGGAATTGAGCGACGTGCTGCTGAAGCTGCAGGGACTCATCAGCGACACCGACATGGCACGCATGAACAACGAGGTGGAAACGAAGGGTCGCGAGCCGAAAGATGTGGCCGACGAATTCCTGAGCGAAAGGGGGCTGATCTGA
- the nrfD gene encoding NrfD/PsrC family molybdoenzyme membrane anchor subunit, with protein MENKETTLASGAAAVPKAAWIVGGVLAVAGIVAFAVQMANQTMAGASQYPWGFYIAMFYAAASAGAGVLVVGGIGAWAGIIEARQVSKLYAVACALFVVASILIVVDLGNPAGIFLTYTSANVASPVFFDAIVLPLCIVFTIVAALVVARGDAATKVVAAIGIVAGLVLMGVEAWLLTTCSGKDAWGVLLGAGPALIQAVTLAAAVVVCFAPASRGWKMLLAGASIVMVAALAFDVVLNGGSDTVLGQQFSAIGAQPLFWIAVVVAVVACVLALVAKTDLLARVAAICAIVAVPLFKLAIFWGTQSIVAIAQLEAAGAFPFDVMEVIVFAGALGIGVLVYNVATLILTKRSLSIKEVQA; from the coding sequence GTGGAAAACAAGGAAACGACGCTTGCATCCGGCGCCGCTGCCGTACCAAAAGCGGCATGGATTGTCGGGGGAGTGCTTGCGGTTGCAGGCATTGTGGCATTTGCCGTGCAAATGGCGAACCAGACCATGGCAGGTGCGTCGCAGTATCCGTGGGGTTTCTACATCGCGATGTTCTACGCGGCGGCATCGGCGGGGGCGGGCGTGCTCGTCGTCGGCGGCATTGGTGCGTGGGCAGGCATTATTGAGGCCCGTCAGGTCAGCAAGCTCTACGCGGTGGCATGCGCCCTGTTTGTGGTTGCGTCCATTCTCATTGTGGTTGACCTAGGTAATCCGGCCGGTATTTTCTTGACCTATACCTCGGCCAACGTGGCATCGCCGGTATTCTTCGATGCTATCGTCTTGCCGCTGTGTATCGTGTTCACCATCGTCGCGGCGCTTGTGGTTGCGCGCGGAGATGCGGCGACAAAAGTCGTGGCTGCAATCGGCATTGTCGCAGGTCTGGTGCTTATGGGCGTGGAGGCATGGCTGCTTACTACGTGCAGCGGCAAGGATGCATGGGGCGTGCTGTTGGGTGCCGGCCCGGCGCTTATCCAAGCGGTGACGCTGGCTGCGGCCGTTGTGGTGTGCTTCGCGCCCGCAAGCCGCGGTTGGAAGATGCTTCTGGCGGGTGCTTCCATCGTCATGGTGGCCGCGCTTGCGTTTGACGTAGTACTCAATGGCGGCTCCGACACCGTGCTCGGACAGCAGTTCTCGGCCATTGGTGCGCAGCCGCTGTTCTGGATTGCGGTTGTTGTGGCTGTTGTCGCGTGCGTGCTTGCGCTTGTGGCTAAAACCGATCTGCTCGCACGCGTGGCTGCAATCTGCGCCATCGTTGCGGTGCCTCTGTTCAAGCTTGCAATTTTCTGGGGAACCCAGTCTATCGTTGCCATTGCGCAACTTGAAGCGGCCGGAGCTTTCCCGTTCGACGTTATGGAAGTCATCGTATTCGCAGGAGCTTTGGGAATTGGCGTGCTCGTGTACAACGTGGCGACGCTCATCCTCACAAAGCGCTCTCTGTCCATCAAGGAGGTGCAGGCATAA
- a CDS encoding citrate/2-methylcitrate synthase, with protein MVDEKKIALFENFKTINTIDSERYDRYDVKRGLRNADGTGVVAGLTNISNVHGYVVSDNEKIADEGSLRYRGYDIYDLLGSEDFTHRFNYEEVSYLLLMGELPTQDQLDRFISVLDSERELPDGFTASMIMRDTPPDIMNVLARSILLLYAYDAQAEERSAHHEIHTAISLISRLPRVMVLTYFAKRARYSNESMIMHRFIPGQSTAETILSMLRPDRQFTPEEARMLDIMLCLHAEHGGGNNSTFTARVLSSADTDPYSAYAGAIGSLKGWRHGGANHQVLAMQQEIKEHVADWSDEGQVADYLAKIVNKEAFDRSGLVYGMGHAVYTKSDPRAVICKRYAEKLAVGTECEAEFNLLKTIERLAPEVILREKGTSKDMCANVDMYSGFVYSMLGVPEDLYTPLFACARMSGWAAHRFEEIVSGRRIIRPAYKSTRSGKRTYVPIEER; from the coding sequence ATGGTCGATGAGAAAAAGATCGCACTGTTCGAGAACTTTAAAACGATCAACACGATCGACTCGGAACGTTATGATCGCTACGACGTGAAACGCGGGTTGCGCAACGCGGATGGTACGGGCGTTGTCGCAGGTCTGACGAATATTTCGAACGTGCACGGCTATGTGGTGTCGGACAACGAGAAGATCGCCGACGAAGGCAGCTTGCGCTATCGCGGCTACGATATATACGACCTTTTGGGGTCTGAAGATTTTACGCATCGCTTCAATTATGAAGAGGTATCCTATCTGCTGCTTATGGGCGAGCTTCCGACGCAGGATCAGCTCGACCGGTTCATTTCCGTGCTTGATTCCGAACGCGAACTGCCTGATGGCTTTACGGCATCCATGATCATGCGCGACACGCCTCCCGATATCATGAACGTGCTCGCGCGCTCCATCTTGCTGTTGTACGCCTATGATGCGCAGGCCGAAGAGCGTTCGGCGCACCATGAAATCCATACGGCTATTTCGCTCATTTCGCGCCTGCCGCGCGTTATGGTGCTCACGTACTTTGCGAAACGAGCACGTTACAGCAATGAGTCGATGATCATGCATCGCTTTATTCCCGGCCAGTCTACGGCCGAAACGATTCTTTCCATGCTGCGTCCCGATCGGCAGTTTACGCCGGAGGAAGCGCGCATGCTCGATATCATGCTGTGCTTGCATGCCGAACACGGCGGCGGCAATAATTCAACGTTTACAGCGCGTGTGCTGAGTTCGGCCGATACCGATCCGTATTCCGCCTATGCAGGAGCTATCGGCTCTCTTAAAGGATGGCGTCATGGCGGCGCTAACCATCAGGTGCTTGCCATGCAGCAAGAGATTAAGGAACACGTGGCTGACTGGTCCGATGAAGGCCAGGTTGCCGACTACTTGGCGAAGATTGTCAACAAAGAGGCGTTTGATAGGTCGGGGTTGGTGTACGGCATGGGTCACGCCGTGTACACGAAGTCCGATCCGCGTGCGGTTATTTGCAAGCGTTACGCCGAGAAGTTGGCGGTAGGTACGGAATGTGAAGCCGAGTTTAATCTGCTTAAAACCATCGAGCGTTTAGCGCCCGAAGTCATTTTGCGCGAAAAGGGAACGAGCAAGGATATGTGCGCAAACGTCGATATGTATTCGGGCTTTGTCTATTCCATGCTGGGTGTCCCCGAAGATTTGTATACGCCGCTGTTTGCGTGCGCCCGTATGTCGGGGTGGGCGGCTCATCGCTTTGAAGAGATTGTGTCGGGCAGGCGCATCATTCGTCCCGCCTACAAATCCACCCGCAGCGGCAAGCGAACCTACGTGCCTATTGAGGAGCGTTGA
- a CDS encoding RNA polymerase sigma factor, protein MADIFSNGEGVDDAEHTIDQSCAETAGSELAETSSPRRAESASSTRSEAFLTRAMSDWGDAVYRLALSQTRSKVDAEDVYQDVFLRLYNDTTHFQSNEHLKAWLLRVTVNRCHDLARSAWNRRTVALDLERDNIAAPGHDSEDTAVWEAVGQLPEQQRIAVHLHYVEGYSTDEIARIMQCQPSTARTWLFRARSTVKDLLTGDQAKPETLRSATQTTPISPPSETGPPPLREPLRSIPSISEPLPKGGLV, encoded by the coding sequence ATGGCAGATATATTCAGCAATGGTGAAGGCGTTGACGACGCAGAACACACGATCGATCAGAGCTGCGCCGAAACAGCTGGCTCAGAACTCGCCGAAACAAGCAGCCCGAGACGCGCCGAATCAGCAAGTTCAACCCGGTCGGAAGCGTTTCTCACCCGCGCAATGAGCGACTGGGGCGATGCCGTATACCGGTTGGCTTTGAGCCAAACTCGCTCGAAAGTCGACGCCGAAGACGTGTATCAGGACGTTTTCTTGCGCCTGTACAACGACACCACGCACTTCCAAAGCAACGAACACCTGAAGGCGTGGCTTTTGCGCGTGACGGTGAACCGGTGTCATGATCTGGCGAGATCAGCCTGGAATCGTCGAACTGTCGCCCTCGACCTCGAACGGGACAACATCGCAGCACCCGGCCACGACAGCGAAGACACCGCCGTATGGGAAGCAGTCGGTCAGCTGCCCGAACAGCAGCGCATAGCCGTGCATCTGCACTACGTGGAAGGCTACTCCACCGACGAAATTGCGCGCATTATGCAATGCCAGCCATCAACCGCACGCACCTGGTTGTTTCGCGCGCGCTCGACCGTGAAGGACCTCTTGACAGGCGATCAGGCGAAACCGGAAACCCTCAGAAGCGCAACGCAAACCACCCCAATTTCGCCCCCATCGGAAACGGGACCGCCGCCCCTACGTGAACCACTCCGGTCGATCCCCAGCATATCCGAACCCCTCCCGAAAGGAGGCCTCGTATGA
- a CDS encoding ABC transporter ATP-binding protein has translation METENELLKKMPAVPAVSFEHVSKRFGNALAVDDVQVAVEQGEFITIIGSSGCGKTTLLKMVNALVMPDEGRVLVHGQPTADSDPIALRRNIGYVIQGSVLFPHLTVEQNIAYVPSLLNKRDHRRTEAAVEKWMDLIGLPQDISHRYPAELSGGQAQRVGLARALAAGPDILLADEPFSAVDAITRASLQDEIKRIHAQTGITVLFVTHDIDEALDLGKRVLVMEGGRAVQYASPREVLDAPATDFVRQLVTRKQSVYAR, from the coding sequence GTGGAAACCGAAAACGAGCTGCTCAAAAAGATGCCCGCCGTACCCGCCGTGTCTTTCGAACACGTTTCGAAGCGTTTTGGCAACGCGCTGGCTGTCGACGACGTACAGGTGGCCGTGGAGCAGGGGGAATTTATCACGATTATCGGCAGTTCAGGCTGCGGCAAAACAACTCTTCTTAAGATGGTAAACGCATTGGTTATGCCTGACGAAGGGCGCGTTTTAGTACACGGCCAGCCGACGGCCGACAGCGACCCCATCGCGTTGCGCAGAAATATCGGCTATGTCATTCAAGGCAGCGTGCTGTTTCCCCATCTTACTGTGGAGCAGAATATCGCCTATGTGCCAAGTTTGCTCAACAAGCGCGATCATCGCCGCACCGAAGCGGCCGTGGAAAAGTGGATGGACCTGATCGGGTTGCCACAGGATATTTCTCACCGTTATCCGGCTGAGCTCTCCGGCGGGCAAGCGCAGCGCGTCGGTCTTGCCCGTGCACTGGCCGCGGGCCCCGATATCTTGCTGGCCGACGAGCCATTCAGTGCCGTAGACGCCATCACGCGTGCAAGCCTGCAGGACGAAATCAAGCGCATTCACGCGCAGACGGGCATTACCGTACTGTTTGTGACCCACGATATCGATGAAGCGCTTGATCTGGGGAAAAGGGTACTCGTAATGGAAGGCGGGCGCGCCGTGCAATATGCATCTCCCCGCGAGGTGCTTGATGCCCCCGCCACCGACTTCGTGCGCCAACTCGTCACCCGCAAGCAAAGCGTCTACGCCCGCTAA
- a CDS encoding molecular chaperone — protein MLVQNDFCKDDALTPVAEHGDVEPAAQSGINSAEATTECEAATSDGQRNEAMMAAAFYQFCADVFLEPIPQPGTAYVVALQKRTAELFDLATDEPGMNDLSAWVGEVAAAAQATANGDSTEPSLAALQEELAVDRTRLCRGTNPNGPLPPYESYHLPAMDKTARQTHGATEATSVAKTYAQYDVHLRSEQGERDDYVGVECAFLAHLASREVAALDEGDLPEACRLAEARADFEQQHLFAWFPHFKESAAPSAQSKFFRGLLEALASCA, from the coding sequence ATGCTGGTACAGAATGACTTTTGCAAAGATGACGCTTTGACACCCGTTGCGGAGCATGGGGACGTGGAGCCTGCAGCGCAAAGTGGCATAAATAGCGCAGAGGCGACAACAGAATGCGAAGCCGCCACATCGGACGGACAACGCAACGAGGCGATGATGGCTGCAGCGTTTTATCAGTTTTGCGCCGACGTATTCCTAGAGCCCATCCCCCAACCCGGGACTGCCTATGTCGTAGCGCTCCAAAAGCGCACCGCGGAGCTGTTCGACCTTGCTACGGATGAACCTGGCATGAATGACCTCAGTGCCTGGGTCGGCGAGGTGGCCGCTGCAGCCCAAGCAACCGCAAACGGCGACAGCACTGAACCCTCTCTCGCTGCGCTTCAGGAAGAACTTGCGGTTGACCGCACGCGCCTCTGCCGCGGCACCAACCCGAACGGCCCGCTGCCTCCCTACGAGAGCTATCACCTTCCTGCAATGGATAAAACCGCTCGCCAGACGCATGGCGCCACAGAAGCAACATCGGTCGCAAAGACCTACGCGCAATACGACGTTCATCTGCGCAGTGAGCAGGGAGAGCGTGACGACTATGTGGGAGTGGAGTGCGCCTTCCTTGCCCATCTGGCCTCGCGCGAGGTGGCAGCTTTGGATGAAGGCGACCTGCCGGAAGCGTGTCGACTTGCCGAAGCCCGAGCGGACTTTGAACAACAGCATCTTTTTGCTTGGTTCCCCCACTTTAAGGAAAGCGCCGCGCCAAGCGCGCAGTCGAAGTTCTTCCGGGGATTGTTGGAAGCACTCGCGTCCTGCGCGTAA